The following proteins are encoded in a genomic region of Colletotrichum higginsianum IMI 349063 chromosome 9, whole genome shotgun sequence:
- a CDS encoding O-acetylhomoserine (Thiol)-lyase, with protein MAEELSKNFETLQLHAGQQPDPTTNSRAVPIYATTSFTFNDSAHGARLFGLKEFGNIYSRIMNPTVDVFEKRIAALEGGVAALATSSGQAAQFIAISALAQAGDNIVATSLLYGGTYNQFKVFLPRLGIHTKFVDGDRVEDIANAIDDKTKAVYVESIGNPKYNVPDLEAIAKVAHEKGVPVIVDNTFGAGGYFIRPIDHGADIVVHSATKWIGGHGTTIGGVIVDSGKFKWDNGRFPLMTEPSDGYHGLKFWETFGPITFIIRARVEILRDLGASLNPFAAQQLLIGIETLSLRAERHAQNALALAKWLEASDYVSWVSYPGLESHPYHETAKKYLKRGFGGVLSFGVKGGGSAGSQVVDGFKLISNLANVGDSKTLAIHPWTTTHEQLSDEEKKSSGVSEDPQQDLIRISVGTEHIDDIIGDFEQSFKNAAAATTAGKAAPAAENKHEDAPLAP; from the exons ATGGCTGAAGAACTGAGCAAGAACTTTGAGACGCTGCAGCTCCATGCAGG CCAGCAGCCCGACCCAACCACCAACTCGCGCGCCGTCCCCATCTACGCCACCACG AGCTTCACTTTCAATGACTCAGCCCACGGCGCGAGGCTCTTTGGCCTCAAGGAGTTTGGCAACATTTACAGCCGTATCATGAAC CCCACGGTCGACGTCTTCGAGAAGCGCATCGCCgcgctcgagggcggcgtggccgcgctggccacctcctccggccaggccgcccagttcatcgccatcagcgccctcgcccaggccgGTGATAATATCGTCGCGACCTCGCTGCTCTATGGCGGCACCTACAACCAGTTCAAGGTGTTCCTGCCGCGCCTCGGCATCCACACAAAATTTGTTGATGGCGACCGCGTCGAGGACATTGCCAACGCCATTGACGACAAGACCAAGGCCGTCTACGTCGAGAGTATCGGCAACCCAAAGTACAACGTGCCTGAtctcgaggccatcgccaaggtcgCCCACGAGAAGGGCGTGCCCGTCATT GTCGACAACACCTTTGGCGCTGGCGGCTACTTCATTCGCCCCATCGAccacggcgccgacatcGTTGTCCACTCGGCGACCAAGTGGATCGGCGGCCACGGCACcaccatcggcggcgtcatcgtcgacagCGGCAAGTTCAAGTGGGACAACGGTCGCTTCCCGCTCATGACGGAGCCCAGCGACGGCTACCACGGCCTCAAGTTCTGGGAGACGTTCGGCCCCATCACCTTCATCATCCGCGCCCGCGTCGAGATCCTGCGTGACCTCggcgccagcctcaaccccttcgccgcccagcagctCCTCATCGGTATCGAGACGCTCTCACTCCGCGCCGAGCGCCACGCCCAGAACGCCCTTGCCCTCGCCAAGTGGCTCGAGGCCAGCGACTATGTCAGCTGGGTTTCGTACCCCGGCCTCGAGAGCCACCCGTACCACGAGACGGCCAAGAAGTACCTCAAgcgcggcttcggcggcgtcctcagcttcggcgtcaagggcggcggctccgCAGGCagccaggtcgtcgacggcttCAAGCTCATCTCCAACCTCGCCAACGTCGGCGACTCCAAGACCCTCGCCATCCA CCCCTGGACCACTACCCACGAGCAGCTGTCCgacgaagagaagaagagctcCGGCGTCAGCGAG GATCCGCAACAGGACCTCATCCGCATCTCGGTCGGCACGGAGCACATTGATGACATCATCGGCGATTTCGAGCAGTCTTTCAAgaacgccgcggccgccacgaccgccggcaaggccgcccccgccgcggAGAACAAGCACGAGGACGCGCCGTTGGCCCCGTAA
- a CDS encoding AMP-binding enzyme — MAPTRDTTAYIQELATPPPPGSPYGLPIPGSEKEGRSAIYRHWRFCDGPLLSTFDPAVQTVHDLFEEAAKKRPNARCLGHRAWNPATKDWENKYTWATYAEVAERRKNFGAGLVEVHQNIGITSDHYGVGLWSQNRPEWHITDLGAASQSLFTVSLYETLGPDTTEYIINHAGLACVVTSLPHIPVLLKLAPRLPSLKLIVCLDALDAGEPAGYSKLSVLNGIAAQHGIQIHSMADVEALGLKSGRPMRPPRSTDYVTINYTSGTTGMPKGVVLTHGNAVAGLAAARSAGTVTYKDVHISYLPLAHIYGRMVDQTALAEGAAVGFFRGDIVGLVDDLKILEPTGFMSVPRLYNRFNSAIRSATIDADGVKGSLSRQVISTKKANMKLPVGKASNSHFLYDRIWTPKVRAAVGLKKAHSMVSGSAQLDPDVHEFLRAAFGNHFVQGYGLTESYAVSTVQLKGDFSLGNIGPPASCNEICLESVPDFDYFVTDKPYPRGEILLRGPSIFQEYYKNEEETKKALDADGWFHTGDIAEVDNMGRFKIVDRKKNVLKLSQGEYISPERIENVYLGSSNLAAMAYVHGDPSQSSLVAVFGVDPENFAPFASKILKKTIDKTDIAAIKAAGADPKVKKAFLAELDKIGRGHKFNSYERVRNVYLTVDPFTIDNELLTPTLKMKRPQTAKAFRAQIDQMYEEINAEPSAKPKL, encoded by the exons ATGGCTCCCACACGAGACACCACCGCATATATTCAGGAGCTGGCCACCCCTCCGCCTCCAGGCTCCCCTTACGGTCTGCCTATCCCGGGTTCTGAGAAGGAAGGCCGCAGTGCCATCTACCGGCATTGGCGCTTCTGCGACGGCCCTCTGCTGTCCACCTTTGACCCCGCCGTTCAGACCGTCCACGACCTGTTCGAGGAGGCTGCGAAGAAGCGCCCCAACGCAAGGTGCCTGGGTCACCGGGCTTGGAATCCCGCGACCAAGGATTGGGAGAACAAGTACACCTGGGCCACGTATGCCGAGGTTGCCGAGCGTCGTAAGAACTTCGGCGCTGGTCTCGTAGAAGTCCACCAAAACATCGGCATCACCAGCGACCACTACGGCGTTGGCCTGTGGTCCCAGAACCGCCCGGAGTGGCACATTACCG ACCTTGGCGCTGCCTCCCAATCCCTCTTCACTGTCTCCCTGTACGAGACTCTTGGTCCCGATACTACCGAGTACATCATCAATCACGCCGGCCTGGCGTGCGTTGTCACGTCCCTACCGCACATTCCTGTCCTGCTGAAGCTTGCGCCAAGACTCCCCTCCCTCAAGCTCATCGTCTGCCTCGACGCCTtggacgccggcgagccgGCTGGCTACTCCAAGTTGTCTGTCCTGAACGGTATCGCTGCCCAGCATGGCATTCAAATCCACTCcatggccgacgtcgaggcgctCGGCCTGAAGTCGGGCCGGCCCATGCGCCCGCCTCGTTCGACCGACTACGTCACCATCAACTACACTTCGGGAACCACAGGCATGCCCAAGGGTGTCGTTCTGACCCACGGCAACGCCGTGGCTGGTCTTGCGGCTGCGAGATCCGCCGGAACTGTCACCTACAAGGACGTCCACATCTCCTACCTGCCCTTGGCTCACATTTACGGAAGGATGGTCGACCAAACCGCCTTGGCCGAGGGAGCGgccgtcggcttcttccGTGGTGATATTGTTGGATTGGTCGATGACTTGAAGATTCTCGAGCCAACAGGGTTCATGTCCGTCCCTCGGTTGTACAATCGCTTCAACTCGGCCATCCGATCCGCCACCATCGACGCAGACGGTGTCAAGGGATCCCTGTCCCGCCAGGTCATCAGcaccaagaaggccaacATGAAGCTGCCTGTTGGCAAGGCGAGCAACTCCCACTTCTTGTATGACAGAATTTGGACTCCCAAGGTTCGTGCTGCGGTCGGCCTGAAGAAGGCTCACAGTATGGTCAGCGGTAGCGCGCAGCTGGACCCGGATGTTCATGAGTTCCTACGGGCCGCCTTTGGAAACCATTTCGTACAGGGATATGGCTTGACGGAGTCGTACGCTGTCTCGACTGTTCAGCTCAAGGGCGACTTCAGCTTGGGCAATATCGGACCGCCCGCCTCCTGCAACGAGATTTGCCTTGAATCCGTTCCCGACTTTGACTACTTCGTCACCGATAAGCCGTACCCGCGTGGTGAGATTCTCCTTCGCGGCCCCAGCATCTTCCAGGAATACTACAAGaacgaagaggagaccaagaaggcactcgatgccgacggctGGTTCCACACGGGAGACAttgccgaggtcgacaaTATGGGCCGCTTCAAGATCGTCGACCGCAAGAAGAACGTGCTTAAGCTATCGCAGGGAGAGTATATTTCCCCCGAGCGCATCGAGAACGTCTACCTCGGTAGCAGCAACCTGGCCGCCATGGCTTACGTCCATGGTGATCCGTCCCAGTCATCACTCGTTGCTGTCTTTGGCGTTGACCCCGAGAACTTTGCGCCATTCGCCAGCAAGATTCTGAAGAAGACCATTGACAAGACCGACATCGCTGCAATCAAGGCCGCTGGCGCCGATCCCAAGGTCAAAAAGGCTTTCCTCGCAGAGCTTGACAAGATTGGTCGGGGCCACAAGTTCAACAGCTACGAGCGCGTGCGCAACGTCTACCTCACCGTCGACCCCTTCACCATCGACAACGAGTTGTTGACGCCTAC TCTTAAAATGAAGAGGCCGCAGACCGCCAAGGCCTTCCGCGCGCAGATCGACCAGATGTACGAGGAAATCAACGCGGAGCCTTCAGCTAAGCCCAAGCTTTAA
- a CDS encoding WD repeat domain-containing protein produces the protein MLAFTNNRSRPATKTVIDLTDKRHVDIDLTTLDDSPPASPRPNGIDDEPPRKRQRVSDGPFLSRKSRDLAACLRAQVKPYIDASLADIPADKVNICELGIRVMNDIGLTSQFSLGFTHHGGFLPQALEKELADRARDLVEHYRWHHEYQIAATPALSPTPTFQRAPSNLAAFPVAPAVSPSRLPLEGPVRVPLTASSPSMRPVTTPRVKSRPHVPDFPIVPVSSTNYRTKARANSFKSWRTHSSRSAPATARRKAKVAWMNMPLRPYITTEERETIRRGTSKLVRTRAAATLGRLPFHVDFTPDEMEAVRQKIRTLCDKKAKSKRSSDTARELGKLLRKQPGLLTIIPPELELQGALSRRDKVAIRNLLDELVDRHKRPARQPKVLTLEVDASDKQGEAQRTSQIPSLLFAREIDGNRGFGRMRRHVNLSNEFRNAHEDDLEMRAEWVGCAGDIMTIVWTSDTNFICGATAHSDSHNQQYNKAGNLLLCSATRGQLKAYPDHRIPRPIVEKGENSTEAMRESQSPWLYSSVVSSDYDQTNDRAYTSSFDKTVKAWRVDKTGGNMTILGTWYHQGNVNFVAVSKHEFGMVATAADVATQAVRVYDVNSNDVSSSPYRAYSGARAWNEGDEQTTATQKWAYFPATMRWGLAKEVQHMLLVGYSPRSLTGDDNDIPDDKQNTGEICLWNCLTGEKIKVLTASTQNVFEVVWHPTLPSFLVATSPAGLMVDDSTMTQIRIFRPSLTPEGDTAFGEIQCLDCPARDINELTIKPNSVIYSYVTAACTDGKVYVWDTARGDKPIHALRHKTPIDEFSGDREEADVGVKFTAWGTTPDRFYTGGSDGVVKVWNVRNPRRPLIRDLLEAPGAISCGAFSPCFSRLAVGDASGKVMLLSLNEEDEPPAKYIMPPMPPGVGPRSTRPVRRPMPIVEHEEPPAPNSISEPRTGVERGRMLLASGQLVRHRNPTVGVVQGPAYQTLALHRSELHFEGDPSQPLLAKAEGEQQENQKMFRRKSLKVTRYRPLQDKLSATLEARHNENVAKDLDLQKLDEMTKLDLLLDQVCIDDPIYDQGWDFEYEEGVDYKKSAWAALWE, from the exons ATGCTCGCCTTTACCAACAACCGTTCCAGGCCGGCCACGAAAACCGTCATTGACCTGACCGACAAACGCCACGTTGATATCGACTTGACTACGCTCGACGACTCTCCTCCGGCTAGCCCGCGTCCGAATGGTATCGATGACGAGCCGCCTCGAAAGCGGCAGCGCGTTTCTGATGGTCCCTTCCTTTCGAGAAAGTCGCGCGACCTTGCAGCCTGTTTGAGGGCACAGGTCAAGCCTTATATCGATGCTTCTTTGGCGGATATTCCTGCGGACAAGGTCAACATCTGCGAGCTTGGCATAAGA GTTATGAACGACATAGGCTTGACGTCCCAATTCTCGCTCGGGTTCACTCATCATGGCGGCTTTCTTCCACAAGCTCTAGAGAAGGAATTGGCGGACAGGGCGCGCGATCTTGTTGAACATTATCGCTGGCATCAC GAGTACCAGATCGCTGCTACGCCGGCGCTTTCACCAACACCGACCTTCCAGCGAGCACCCTCGAACTTGGCCGCATTCCCCGTGGCCCCAGCTGTCTCGCCTTCCAGACTCCCATTAGAAGGCCCTGTGCGCGTACCTTTGACTGCATCGAGCCCCTCGATGCGCCCCGTGACCACACCTCGAGTCAAGTCTCGGCCACATGTTCCGGACTTCCCGATCGTTCCCGTCTCATCGACAAACTACCGGACAAAAGCGCGAGCGAATTCATTTAAGTCATGGAGAACGCATTCATCCCGATCAGCACCGGCCACAGCGAGGCGCAAGGCCAAAGTTGCGTGGATGAACATGCCACTGCGGCCATACATCACTACCGAAGAGCGAGAGACTATCCGTCGTGGCACATCCAAGCTTGTTCGCacgagagcggcggcgacacTCGGCCGTCTCCCTTTCCACGTCGACTTCACGCccgacgagatggaggctGTGCGGCAGAAGATACGGACGCTGTGCgacaagaaggccaagagcAAGCGGAGTAGCGACACTGCCAGAGAATTAGGAAAGCTGCTTCGTAAGCAACCGGGTTTGCTTACCATCATACCGCCGGAGCTTGAGCTGCAAGGCGCTCTATCACGAAGAGACAAAGTTGCGATTAGAAATCTTTTGGACGAGTTGGTCGACAGGCATAAGAGGCCGGCTAGGCAGCCAAAGGTGTTGACACTGGAGGTAGACGCTTCTGATAAGCAGGGCGAGGCACAGCGTACGAGTCAAATACCTTCGCTTCTCTTCGCTCGCGAGATCGACGGCAACCGAGGCTTTGGAAGAATGCGACGCCACGTCAACCTCTCGAACGAGTTTAGGAATGCTCATGAGGATGATCTGGAGATGCGGGCAGAGTGGGTGGGCTGCGCTGGTGACATCATGACCATCGTCTGGACCTCGGACACCAATTTTATCTGCGGTGCCACGGCTCACTCTGATTCGCATAACCAGCAATACAACAAGGCAGGCAACCTGCTGTTGTGCTCTGCAACCAGGGGCCAATTGAAGGCATATCCCGATCACAGGATTCCACGGCCGATCGTTGAGAAGGGAGAGAACTCGACCGAGGCGATGAGGGAAAGCCAGAGTCCTTGGCTATACTCTTCGGTGGTGTCTTCCGACTACGACCAAACCAACGATCGCGCGTACACATCGAGTTTCGACAAGACAGTCAAGGCCTGGAGAGTCGACAAGACGGGGGGCAACATGACAATTCTGGGCACATGGTACCACCAGGGCAACGTCAACTTTGTCGCCGTTTCCAAGCACGAGTTTGGCATGGTGGCTACCGCTGCGGACGTAGCCACTCAGGCCGTGCGTGTTTACGATGTGAACAGCAACGACGTCTCCTCGAGCCCATACCGGGCCTATTCCGGCGCCAGAGCCTGGAATGAGGGCGACGAACAGACGACAGCAACCCAGAAATGGGCCTATTTCCCGGCAACAATGCGATGGGGTTTGGCAAAGGAAGTGCAGCACATGCTTCTTGTTGGCTATTCTCCACGAAGCTTAACCGGAGATGATAACGACATACCGGACGACAAACAAAACACAGGAGAAATCTGCCTCTGGAACTGCCTGACTGGCGAGAAAATCAAGGTCTTGACAGCATCCACACAGAATGTTTTTGAGGTTGTTTGGCACCCCACACTACCCAGTTTCCTTGTGGCAACTTCGCCGGCTGGGTTGATGGTGGACGATAGCACGATGACGCAGATTCGGATCTTCCGACCTAGTCTGACTCCCGAAGGCGACACGGCATTTGGCGAGATCCAATGCTTGGATTGTCCAGCCAGGGACATCAATGAGCTTACCATTAAGCCCAACAGCGTCATCTACTCCTATGTGACGGCGGCCTGCACCGATGGTAAAGTCTACGTGTGGGATACCGCTCGTGGCGACAAGCCGATCCATGCTCTCAGGCATAAGACGCCTATTGACGAGTTTTCTGGCGACCGAGAGGAGGCAGACGTTGGTGTAAAGTTCACCGCGTGGGGAACTACACCGGACCGCTTCTACACGGGTGGATCAGACGGTGTGGTCAAGGTCTGGAATGTACGGAATCCACGACGGCCCCTGATTCGGGATCTCTTGGAGGCTCCTGGTGCTATATCATGCGGTGCTTTCTCTCCCTGTTTCTCGAGACTGGCTGTCGGCGACGCTAGCGGAAAGGTTATGCTCCTGTCGCTtaacgaggaggacgagccACCTGCCAAGTACATCATGCCGCCCATGCCACCCGGTGTGGGACCGCGAAGCACCCGCCCAGTCCGTCGCCCGATGCCGATTGTAGAACATGAAGAGCCTCCAGCTCCCAATTCGATCAGCGAGCCTCGTACGGGGGTTGAGAGAGGAAGAATGCTACTGGCAAGCGGCCAGCTGGTCCGACACCGAAACCCCACAGTTGGCGTGGTTCAGGGGCCGGCATATCAAACCCTCGCTCTGCACCGCTCCGAGCTTCACTTCGAAGGCGACCCATCCCAGCCTCTCCTAGCCAAAGCCGAAGGGGAGCAGCAAGAGAACCAAAAGATGTTTCGCCGGAAATCGCTGAAGGTTACCCGCTATCGACCCCTGCAGGACAAGCTCTCGGCTACCCTCGAGGCTCGGCACAATGAAAATGTAGCGAAGGACTTAGACCTCCAGAAGCTGGACGAGATGACGAAGCTAGACTTGCTCTTGGATCAGGTATGCATCGATGATCCCATCTACGACCAAGGGTGGGACTTTGAGTACGAGGAGGGGGTTGATTACAAGAAGAGCGCTTGGGCAGCGCTGTGGGAATGA
- a CDS encoding Acetyltransferase, producing the protein MTAPSDLILEPVTLEDVAALTEVWFAAFAHDPAINRLWPDTPLVRAWWDGANRSDIVAKPFQRFVKVVDPNIADARGRARIAAWAKWDTSMPGQRGRRYPPWCEDMPGEVCDAFIESEERERGRLMGEENHYYLDTLVTHPDYQRRGAGSMLLKWGCELADENGIGAYVDSSKAGRGLYERFGFVDMSEGDAGEVASMVRRRRSQDSCCLPAKC; encoded by the exons ATGACGGCCCCCAGCGACCTGATTCTTGAACCAGTGACCCTTGAAGACGTCGCCGCCCTAACAGAGGTCTGGTTCGCTGCCTTCGCGCACGACCCAGCAATCAACCGCCTCTGGCCCGACACGCCTCTCGTACGGGCGTGGTGGGACGGCGCCAACCGCAGTGACATTGTCGCCAAGCCGTTCCAGCGGTTCGTCAAAGTTGTCGACCCGAACATCGCGGACGCCCGCGGGAGAGCGAGGATAGCTGCCTGGGCCAAGTGGGACACCTCCATGCCCGGGCAGAGGGGGCGTCGTTATCCTCCTTGGTGCGAGGACATGCCGGGGGAGGTCTGCGATGCTTTTATAGAGAGcgaagagagggaaaggggacGGTTGATGGGGGAGGAGAACCATTATT ATTTGGACACGTTGGTGACGCACCCGGATTATCAGCGACGAGGTGCCGGGTCGATGCTATTGAAATGGGGGTGTGAGCTTGCAGATGAAAACGGGATTGGAGCCTACGTCGACTCTAGCAAGGCCGGCAGGGGGCTCTACGAAAGGTTTGGGTTCGTGGATATGAGCGAAGGTGATGCAGGCGAGGTTGCGTCGATGGTGAGGCGACGGCGTTCCCAAGACTCCTGTTGTCTACCAGCCAAGTGTTAG
- a CDS encoding Methyltransferase domain-containing protein has translation MSDTYARRNQEYWNHAAEAVYKDKWVHDLQYQILDFLKSHVDWLALPKDIQENRPAKMMDYACGNGIVTRSLHRLFSQCIGIDITESMLDKYRATAIDIGLSESQIVAVQGNLLGPFVETTKPPLDREQLSNFDLVAICMALHHVDDIDMAIKRLSERLRPGGVLLVVDWAKRDTASNSAGMDSQNAHHQHQHQYHHPQHQNQPHPASHTISHDSFTEEQMVGLFDGARCGHSSFVLAERLSDVPGARTGKMQLFFARATKL, from the exons ATGTCCGATACCTATGCCCGCAGAAACCAGGAATACTGGAA CCATGCAGCCGAAGCGGTATACAAGGACAAGTGGGTCCATGACCTACAATACCAGATCTTGGACTTCCTGAAATCGCACGTTGACTGGCTCGCTCTGCCCAAGGATATCCAAGAAAACAGACCGGCCAAGATGATGGACTACGCATGCGGCAACGGCATCGTCACACGT TCACTCCATCGCCTGTTCTCTCAATGTATCGGTATCGATATTACGGAGAGCATGCTGGACAAGTATCGTGCTACAGCTATTGATATTGGTCTCTCCGAGTCTCAGATAGTGGCCGTCCAGGGAAACCTCCTGGGACCCTTTGTGGAGACAACCAAGCCCCCACTGGACCGAGAGCAGCTGAGCAACTTCGACCTGGTAGCTATATGCATGGCCCTGCACCACGTCGACGACATTGACATGGCCATCAAGCGTCTGTCCGAGAGGCTTCGTCCTGGCGGCGTACTTCTCGTTGTGGATTGGGCCAAACGAGACACTGCGAGCAACAGCGCTGGCATGGATAGCCAGAACGCCCatcaccagcaccagcaccaatACCATCACCCGCAACATCAAAATCAGCCGCACCCCGCGTCACACACCATCTCACACGATAGTTTCACGGAGGAGCAGATGGTGGGTCTCTTCGATGGTGCTCGCTGCGGTCATTCGAGCTTCGTCCTGGCAGAAAGACTGTCCGATGTCCCTGGTGCTCGCACCGGCAAGATGCAGTTGTTCTTCGCTAGAGCGACTAAGCTGTGA
- a CDS encoding Hexose transporter, producing MSGGSSVHGLTGRALIYFTSIFVSLGVFLFGYDQGVMSGIITGPYFRNYFHQPSKAEVGTMVAILEIGAFISSLIVGKVGDIIGRRKTILYGSMIFFVGGALQTFANGMPMMMLGRIIAGLGVGALSTIVPVYQSEISPPHNRGKLACIEFSGNIIGYATSVWVDYFCGFIESDMSWRIPLLMQCVMGALLGFGSLVIVESPRWLLDNDHDEEGIVVIANLYGKGDIHNPKARDEYREIKMNVLLQRQEGERSYAEMFRKYKTRVFIAMSAQGLAQLNGINVISYYAPYVFESAGWVGHDAVLMTGINGITYLLSTIPPWYLVDRWGRRPILLSGAVIMTISLSLISYWIYLDIKYTPTLVVVFVMIYNAAFGYSWGPIPWLYPPEILPLSVRSKGASLSTATNWAFNWLVGEMTPILQEWIKWRLYLVHAFFCAVSFVVVYFIYPETCGVRLEEMDSLFGDASTVIGTPSIHAAENDSLMRAGSPIGSIDYRGRPGNFTANSAIPGLSLDPPDIPDGKGQDGEASSTISGWVSRVVGRTRDQSSSGSGRYAPVNQDD from the exons ATGTCGGGCGGCTCCTCTGTTCACGGCCTCACCGGCCGCGCCCTGAT TTACTTTACGAGTATTTTCGTATCGTTGGGTGTTTTCCTCTTCGGATATGACCAAGGTGTTATGTCGGGCATCATCAC AGGCCCTTACTTCAGGAACTACTTCCACCAGCCCtccaaggccgaggtcggTACGATGGTTGCCATCCTCGAAATCGGTGCCTTTATCTCCTCCCTGATTGTTGGCAAGGTGGGGGATATTATCGGCCGACGTAAGACCATCCTGTACGGCTCAATGatcttcttcgtcggcggtgccCTTCAGACGTTCGCCAATGGCATGCCCATGATGATGCTGGGCAGAATTATCGCTGGTCTAGGCGTTGGTGCCTTGTCCACCATCGTCCCCGTCTACCAGTCCGAGATCTCCCCCCCGCACAACCGTGGAAAGCTCGCCTGCATCGAGTTTTCGGGCAACATCATCGGCTACGCCACCTCGGTCTGGGTGGACTACTTCTGCGGCTTCATCGAAAGTGACATGTCATGGCGCATCCCTCTCTTGATGCAGTGTGTGATGGGGGCTcttctcggcttcggcagtCTGGTGATTGTCGAGTCTCCAAG ATGGTTGTTGGATAACGAccacgacgaggagggcatcgtcgtcatTGCCAATCTCTACGGAAAGGGTGACATCCATAACCCTAAGGCCAGGGACGAGTACCGCGAGATCAAGATGAATGTGCTTCTCCAGCGACAGGAAGGCGAGCGATCCTACGCCGAGATGTTCCGCAAGTACAAGACGCGCGTTTTCATTGCTATGTCGGCCCAGGGCCTTGCCCAGCTCAATGGCATCAACGTCATCAGTTACTACGCCCCGTACGTTTTCGAATCCGCCGGCTGGGTTGGCCACGATGCTGTGCTCATGACCGGCATCAACGGAATCACGTACCTGCTGTCGACCATCCCTCCGTGGTACCTGGTCGACAGGTGGGGTCGCCGGCCAATCCTGCTGAGTGGTGCCGTTATCATGACAATTTCGCTATCCTTGATCTCGTACTGGATCTACCTCGACATTAAGTATACGCCGACCCTAGTCGTTGTCTTTGTCATGATATACAACGCCGCTTTCGGATACTCATGGGGACCTATCCCCTGGCTCTATCCCCCGGAGATCCTGCCCCTGAGCGTACGCTCCAAGGGTGCCAGTCTGTCCACGGCGACCAACTGGGCGTTCAACTGGCTTGTCGGAGAGATGACGCCCATTCTGCAGGAGTGGATCAAATGGCGTTTGTATCTCGTGCACGCTTTCTTCTGCGCCGTCAGTTTTGTTGTTG TCTACTTTATCTACCCCGAAACTTGTGGAGTTCGTCTCGAGGAGATGGACTCGCTTTTTGGAGATGCCAGCACCGTCATTGGAACGCCGTCGATCCACGCTGCCGAGAACGACTCGCTCATGCGTGCGGGATCTCCCATTGGATCTATCGACTACCGGGGACGTCCTGGCAACTTCACTGCCAATAGTGCTATCCCCGGCTTGTCCCTGGATCCGCCTGACATCCCGGACGGTAAGggccaggacggcgaggCGAGCAGCACCATCAGTGGGTGGGTGTCGAGAGTCGTCGGTCGCACACGGGACCAAAGCAGTAGCGGCAGTGGCAGATACGCTCCGGTCAACCAAGATGATTGA